Proteins from one Ornithobacterium rhinotracheale genomic window:
- a CDS encoding DUF1015 domain-containing protein, which produces MIQFRPFKGIRPAKTKAASVATKNIDYYDSAEIDYELKNNPDSFFKVIEPALLGDDEASLVKVRENLETFIKEKILIKDPSSYYIYEQEDAKHGKTLGIIGVVSLDDYKNGLIKRHENTLKERQEKFTRYLKAINLQPDPVLLTFPENSNIEMIISMITVKTPCLEFSGSDQHTHRLWQVKDRLLMQQLKFAIEKLPALYIADGHHRMESSVQYTDHRRAQEPDFFGGEMFNYTLATIIPGNFLKIYDYNRLVKDLNGMAEEEFLEKLKTVFSVIEKKSPYYPSSKHHLSMYLNGNFYALYVNHSYRGVPKALGELDTYLWEEHIMKPILGIEDSRESDKVEFVKGTGDINGIMKMKELVDKGEYKVAFGFYPIALKDLKLVADEDKTMPPKSTYIYPKFLSALTMLDLND; this is translated from the coding sequence ATGATACAATTTAGGCCTTTTAAGGGGATCCGTCCAGCCAAAACAAAAGCCGCCAGTGTGGCTACCAAAAACATAGATTACTATGATTCGGCTGAGATTGATTATGAATTGAAAAATAATCCAGATTCTTTCTTTAAAGTAATTGAACCAGCTTTGTTAGGAGATGACGAAGCAAGCTTGGTGAAAGTAAGAGAAAATTTAGAAACATTTATCAAAGAAAAAATTTTAATAAAAGACCCTAGTTCTTACTACATTTACGAGCAAGAGGACGCCAAACATGGGAAAACACTTGGAATCATAGGAGTAGTAAGTTTAGATGATTATAAAAATGGTCTGATTAAAAGACACGAAAATACACTCAAAGAACGACAGGAGAAGTTTACGAGATATTTGAAGGCCATCAACTTGCAGCCAGATCCTGTGTTGCTCACTTTTCCAGAAAATAGCAATATAGAAATGATCATTTCTATGATTACGGTAAAAACTCCTTGTTTAGAATTTTCGGGTTCAGACCAGCACACACATCGTTTGTGGCAGGTGAAGGATCGCTTGCTCATGCAGCAATTAAAGTTTGCGATAGAGAAATTACCCGCACTCTATATTGCAGATGGGCACCATCGCATGGAAAGCTCCGTACAATATACCGATCATCGCAGAGCCCAGGAGCCAGATTTCTTCGGAGGAGAAATGTTTAACTACACACTTGCTACCATTATTCCAGGGAATTTCTTGAAAATCTATGATTACAACCGTTTAGTCAAAGATTTAAATGGAATGGCAGAGGAAGAGTTTTTAGAAAAATTAAAAACCGTATTTAGCGTAATCGAGAAGAAATCTCCTTATTACCCATCAAGCAAGCACCATTTATCCATGTATCTAAATGGGAATTTCTATGCACTTTATGTAAACCACAGCTATCGTGGAGTGCCAAAAGCGTTGGGAGAATTAGATACTTACTTGTGGGAAGAACATATCATGAAACCTATTTTAGGGATCGAGGATTCTCGCGAGAGCGACAAAGTAGAATTTGTAAAAGGAACAGGCGATATCAACGGAATTATGAAGATGAAGGAATTGGTGGACAAAGGTGAGTACAAAGTAGCCTTTGGTTTCTATCCAATTGCGCTCAAAGATTTAAAATTAGTGGCAGATGAAGACAAAACCATGCCACCTAAGAGCACCTACATTTATCCCAAATTTTTATCGGCACTCACCATGTTAGATTTAAATGATTAA
- a CDS encoding YggS family pyridoxal phosphate-dependent enzyme: MNLVENYQKIKNSLPAEVVLVAVSKTKPVEDIQALYDAGVRDFGENKIQEMCEKYESLPKDIRWHMIGALQSNKVKYMAEFVHLIHGVHKKSLLKEIDKRAAQAGRVQEVLLEVKIAEEDSKHGMTRQSAREILETQSDFPNVKIAGLMGMATFTDDESQVTEEFKELHQIFVDLQKDFPQLQVLSMGMSVDYLIAVEQGSTMVRVGSKIFGERNYH; this comes from the coding sequence ATGAACCTTGTAGAAAATTACCAAAAAATCAAAAATTCATTGCCTGCAGAAGTTGTGCTGGTTGCGGTTTCTAAAACCAAGCCCGTGGAGGATATCCAAGCCTTGTACGATGCAGGCGTGAGAGATTTTGGTGAAAACAAAATCCAAGAAATGTGCGAAAAATACGAATCTTTGCCAAAAGACATTCGTTGGCACATGATTGGAGCTTTGCAATCCAATAAGGTAAAATACATGGCAGAATTTGTACACTTGATTCACGGTGTGCACAAAAAATCATTATTAAAAGAAATCGACAAGCGTGCAGCACAGGCAGGTCGTGTGCAAGAAGTTTTGCTTGAAGTGAAAATTGCTGAGGAAGATTCCAAACACGGAATGACACGCCAATCGGCACGCGAAATTCTAGAAACACAATCCGACTTCCCAAATGTGAAAATTGCGGGCTTAATGGGCATGGCAACTTTTACCGATGATGAATCTCAAGTGACAGAGGAGTTTAAAGAATTACACCAGATTTTTGTAGACTTGCAAAAAGATTTTCCGCAATTGCAAGTCCTTTCTATGGGCATGAGTGTCGATTATCTCATCGCGGTTGAGCAGGGAAGTACCATGGTGCGCGTGGGGAGTAAAATCTTTGGTGAAAGAAATTACCATTAG
- a CDS encoding ABC transporter substrate-binding protein, which translates to MVFFSCNQAPKINDSKVFRLNRYENVSSLDPAFARSKSNNWMCNLIYTGLVNFDDSLHIVPEIAKKWNISPDGKKYTFTLRNDVYFQPNQVFGKDSTRLVVAEDFVYSFDRLKDPKIGSSGGFVLNNVENYKALNDSVLEINLKQAFPPFLGLLCMKYCSVVPHEIFDAGLDFNNNPVGTGPFQFQLWEDNVKLVLKKNPLFYLKDEKGKKLPYLDFVSVKFLPEKHSEFLQLVQGKVDMLASLDPSYKDELLTPKGELQEKYKSSLEMIKAPYLNTEYLCFYLDGNEFLAPELRKAINSAIDKDKMIMYLRNNIGFPANGGFIPQGLPGHSAKIGEGYNPQKSRALIADYKAKNKSLPSLKLVTTQEYADVCEFVQSELNKVGFPIQVNVVDPATLRDGKANGKFPFFRANWGADYPDAENFLALFYSKNLAPSGPNYSHFKNQKFDAFYEQAINTNDENERAKLYQKMDEILMQEMPVIPTFYDQSTTFLRKNVHGFTTSPINMLDLTRVWKD; encoded by the coding sequence ATGGTATTTTTCTCGTGTAATCAAGCACCAAAAATCAATGATTCTAAGGTTTTTAGACTCAATCGTTACGAAAATGTTTCTTCGCTCGATCCTGCTTTTGCGCGTAGCAAATCCAATAATTGGATGTGTAATTTAATTTACACAGGCTTAGTCAATTTTGACGATAGTTTGCACATCGTTCCCGAAATTGCCAAAAAATGGAATATTTCGCCCGATGGCAAAAAATATACTTTTACATTACGAAACGATGTTTATTTTCAGCCTAATCAAGTCTTTGGTAAAGATTCAACACGCTTGGTAGTGGCAGAAGATTTTGTGTATAGTTTCGACCGATTAAAAGACCCAAAAATCGGTTCGTCGGGAGGTTTTGTTTTAAACAATGTAGAAAACTACAAAGCATTAAACGATAGTGTTTTAGAAATAAATTTAAAACAGGCTTTTCCTCCGTTTTTAGGGCTTTTGTGCATGAAATATTGTTCGGTGGTGCCACACGAAATTTTTGATGCAGGATTAGATTTTAATAATAATCCAGTCGGCACAGGGCCATTTCAATTCCAGTTGTGGGAAGATAATGTTAAATTAGTTTTAAAGAAAAATCCATTGTTTTATTTAAAGGACGAAAAAGGAAAAAAATTGCCATATTTGGATTTTGTGTCGGTGAAATTTCTACCCGAAAAACACAGCGAATTTTTACAATTAGTGCAAGGCAAAGTGGACATGCTTGCGAGTTTAGACCCGTCGTACAAAGATGAATTGCTTACACCCAAAGGCGAGTTGCAAGAAAAGTATAAATCATCGCTCGAGATGATAAAAGCACCTTATTTAAATACCGAATATTTATGTTTTTATCTCGATGGAAATGAATTCTTAGCACCTGAATTAAGAAAAGCCATAAACTCCGCCATCGACAAGGACAAAATGATTATGTACTTGCGCAATAACATCGGATTTCCTGCCAATGGCGGTTTTATTCCGCAGGGGTTGCCTGGGCATTCGGCTAAAATAGGAGAGGGCTATAATCCGCAAAAATCTCGCGCATTGATTGCTGATTATAAGGCTAAAAATAAATCTTTGCCATCGCTTAAATTGGTAACGACACAAGAGTATGCCGATGTTTGCGAATTTGTTCAGTCTGAGCTAAATAAAGTAGGTTTCCCTATCCAAGTAAATGTGGTGGATCCCGCAACATTGCGCGACGGTAAAGCCAATGGAAAGTTTCCATTTTTCAGAGCCAATTGGGGCGCAGATTATCCCGATGCCGAAAACTTTTTAGCTCTGTTTTATAGTAAAAACTTAGCACCTTCGGGACCCAATTATTCGCATTTTAAAAATCAAAAATTTGATGCGTTTTATGAGCAAGCGATAAACACAAACGACGAAAACGAGCGTGCTAAGCTGTACCAAAAAATGGACGAAATCTTGATGCAGGAAATGCCTGTGATTCCTACTTTTTACGACCAGAGTACCACTTTTTTACGAAAAAATGTCCACGGATTTACGACAAGCCCTATCAATATGCTTGATTTAACCCGTGTATGGAAAGATTAA
- the ubiE gene encoding bifunctional demethylmenaquinone methyltransferase/2-methoxy-6-polyprenyl-1,4-benzoquinol methylase UbiE, whose product MSKEIKPYNTQKSKKTEVQEMFDNVSPKYDFLNRLLSARIDVLWRNKVVKIIQKTEPSKILDVATGTGDLAITLAKKIKDVKITGYDLSEGMLSYGRKKVKAEGLENQIKMIQGDAENMPFEEASFDVVTASFGVRNFENLEKGLLEFLRVLRPGGKIVILEFSQPQKFPMKQLYHFYSFKILPLVGRIFSKDPRAYTYLPESVMAFPYGEEMCKIMEGIGCKNVKATQLTAGIATIYECEK is encoded by the coding sequence ATGTCTAAAGAAATAAAACCCTATAATACCCAAAAGAGTAAGAAAACTGAGGTCCAAGAAATGTTTGACAATGTTTCGCCTAAGTATGATTTTCTTAACCGATTGCTTTCTGCTAGAATTGATGTTTTATGGCGTAATAAAGTCGTGAAAATCATTCAAAAAACAGAGCCCAGCAAAATTCTAGATGTGGCAACGGGTACGGGAGATTTAGCGATTACTTTAGCTAAAAAGATTAAAGATGTCAAAATCACAGGTTATGACTTGTCTGAAGGTATGCTCTCTTATGGTAGAAAAAAAGTGAAAGCAGAAGGTCTTGAAAATCAAATAAAAATGATTCAAGGTGATGCCGAAAATATGCCGTTTGAGGAAGCGAGTTTTGATGTGGTAACAGCGTCGTTTGGTGTGCGAAATTTTGAGAATTTAGAAAAAGGCTTATTAGAGTTTTTACGCGTTTTGCGCCCAGGAGGGAAAATCGTAATCCTTGAATTTTCTCAGCCACAGAAATTTCCGATGAAGCAATTGTATCATTTTTATTCATTCAAAATTTTACCGCTTGTGGGAAGAATTTTCTCCAAAGACCCACGAGCATATACTTACTTGCCCGAGTCGGTAATGGCGTTCCCGTATGGCGAAGAAATGTGCAAAATCATGGAAGGCATTGGCTGCAAAAATGTAAAAGCTACGCAACTCACAGCGGGTATTGCTACCATTTATGAATGCGAAAAATAG
- a CDS encoding FUSC family membrane protein: protein MSYIQSLRNQFNRYWIENFIKVPNKLWALKVTLCIAVLLVPVKIFGDAFIATTLGLGIVATSLAETDVHPRGRLKSLLSSIILLPILSLFVELTINIPWLFIIGIGITTFWLTLLGGRDARFQGVTFGGLLIITYTMLGTGAHKPFYYQPIFFFLGGAFYSAVSLFLLYQKPWRILQEQVAFGYEKLAEYFNIKSKLFPSLPEDQEKIRNELALLNIEVFQQIEQIKKDLYSFTNESSAESMHRIDVFYQKWYMLQMLHERATSSHDQYDVLSKEAPNKELIQGLGQMMKEIANALHLYAQSLLSNSVYQHPISLDWTASAMRDLMAHYSKDSENKALRLLFKNLNEINYILKHIDELPIEEQQRAVNQKISTEKPSISQLLNLSNSRFRFAVRISLCFVVGYAIMYLFNIDKGAWILLTSLIVCQQTYNATRQRILYRVLGTFLGVIAGVLIANLIPTAAGQVIVLLISIYSFNYYLKKNYTIAVIFITIFVLEAFNIQSNKGLLVMAPRLIDTLIGALLAYCAVRFLWPDWQYKQLNGILKNALLKNKRYFESVYDIGVGNTTYLHNQRSAHRADNTLTNAWKGMKLEPKSKQKMIATARNLTYLNHTLLSYISAFGVHKTKDFVSSEELFYCIRVSETLDQILSLWENPEVDYTQELAECDKLVDELQVLKNSTTHKNYIFIYNVARISKELFHESLDLLKVGEVA from the coding sequence ATGAGCTATATTCAATCTCTCAGAAACCAATTCAATCGCTATTGGATTGAAAATTTCATCAAAGTACCAAATAAATTATGGGCGCTCAAAGTTACCTTGTGTATTGCTGTTTTGCTCGTGCCTGTTAAGATTTTTGGAGATGCGTTTATCGCTACCACTTTGGGACTTGGGATTGTGGCAACATCGCTCGCCGAGACCGATGTACACCCGCGCGGGAGATTAAAATCGCTTTTATCATCTATTATTTTATTGCCAATACTCAGTCTTTTTGTAGAGCTCACGATAAACATTCCGTGGCTCTTCATCATCGGGATTGGGATTACCACTTTTTGGCTCACTTTGCTAGGGGGGAGAGATGCACGTTTTCAGGGAGTTACCTTTGGTGGATTGCTCATTATTACTTATACCATGCTCGGTACGGGAGCACATAAGCCATTTTATTATCAGCCCATATTTTTCTTTTTAGGAGGTGCGTTTTATAGTGCAGTTTCATTGTTTTTATTATATCAAAAACCTTGGAGAATCCTTCAAGAGCAAGTAGCATTTGGTTATGAAAAACTCGCCGAATATTTTAATATTAAATCTAAATTATTTCCGAGTTTGCCTGAAGATCAAGAGAAAATTCGTAACGAATTGGCGTTGTTAAACATTGAGGTTTTTCAGCAAATTGAGCAAATCAAAAAAGATTTATACAGCTTTACCAACGAGTCTTCGGCGGAATCTATGCATCGAATCGATGTTTTTTATCAAAAATGGTATATGCTGCAAATGTTGCACGAGCGTGCGACTTCGAGCCACGACCAATATGATGTTTTGTCTAAAGAAGCACCGAACAAAGAGCTGATTCAAGGGCTGGGGCAGATGATGAAAGAGATTGCCAATGCGCTACATTTGTACGCACAAAGTTTGTTGTCTAATTCAGTGTATCAGCACCCAATAAGTCTGGACTGGACAGCAAGTGCCATGCGAGATTTAATGGCGCATTATTCTAAGGATTCAGAAAATAAGGCGTTGCGTCTTTTGTTTAAAAATTTAAACGAAATTAATTATATTTTAAAACACATCGACGAGTTACCAATTGAGGAACAGCAACGCGCGGTTAACCAAAAAATCTCAACCGAAAAGCCAAGTATTTCGCAATTACTCAATTTAAGCAATTCGCGTTTCAGATTTGCCGTGCGCATCAGCCTTTGTTTTGTAGTGGGCTACGCCATTATGTATTTATTTAATATTGATAAAGGTGCGTGGATTTTGCTCACCTCGCTCATCGTTTGTCAGCAAACCTACAACGCCACTCGTCAGCGAATTTTGTACCGTGTGCTCGGGACTTTCTTGGGCGTGATTGCGGGAGTGTTGATTGCGAATTTAATCCCTACTGCGGCGGGGCAAGTCATTGTGTTGTTGATTTCAATTTATTCATTTAATTATTATTTAAAGAAAAATTACACCATTGCGGTGATTTTTATTACGATTTTTGTGTTGGAGGCGTTTAACATTCAGTCCAACAAAGGATTGCTTGTCATGGCACCACGCTTGATCGATACGCTCATCGGAGCATTATTGGCTTATTGTGCTGTGAGATTCCTTTGGCCAGATTGGCAATACAAGCAGCTCAACGGAATCTTGAAAAATGCTTTGCTTAAAAACAAACGCTATTTTGAATCTGTGTACGATATCGGCGTAGGAAATACAACTTATTTACACAATCAGCGTAGTGCGCACCGAGCAGATAACACGCTTACCAACGCTTGGAAAGGAATGAAACTCGAGCCCAAAAGCAAACAAAAAATGATTGCAACGGCACGAAATTTAACTTATTTAAACCATACCTTGCTTTCGTATATTTCGGCATTTGGCGTACATAAAACAAAAGATTTTGTGTCCTCGGAAGAGTTGTTTTACTGCATTCGTGTGTCTGAAACGCTCGATCAGATTTTAAGCCTATGGGAAAATCCAGAAGTGGACTATACACAAGAGCTTGCCGAATGCGATAAATTGGTAGATGAATTGCAAGTACTTAAAAATTCAACAACGCACAAAAATTATATCTTTATCTACAATGTAGCGAGAATTTCCAAAGAGCTTTTTCACGAAAGTTTAGATTTATTGAAGGTAGGAGAAGTTGCTTAA
- a CDS encoding epoxyqueuosine reductase QueH — translation MNTTVKRDKLVLPNGGKKLLLHSCCAPCSGEVMEAIMASGIDFTIFFYNPNIHPRKEYDLRKDENIRYAEKHNIPIIDADYDVDNWYARARGMEFEPERGIRCTMCFDMRFERTALYAYEHGFDTITSSLGISRWKNFAQINDCGERAAQKYEGLTYWTHNWRKKGGSARMLEISKRERFYMQEYCGCAYSLRDSNHWRLQNGRERIKIGEKYYGDDDNG, via the coding sequence ATGAACACTACCGTGAAACGAGATAAATTAGTGCTACCCAATGGCGGTAAAAAATTGCTTTTGCACTCCTGCTGTGCGCCCTGCTCAGGCGAGGTAATGGAGGCAATTATGGCCTCAGGAATTGATTTTACTATCTTTTTTTATAACCCTAACATTCACCCTAGAAAGGAATACGATTTAAGAAAAGATGAAAACATTCGCTATGCCGAGAAGCATAATATCCCCATCATCGATGCTGATTATGATGTAGACAATTGGTATGCCCGTGCGCGCGGAATGGAGTTTGAGCCCGAGCGTGGAATTCGCTGCACAATGTGCTTTGATATGCGCTTTGAGCGCACAGCACTTTATGCGTATGAGCACGGCTTCGATACCATCACAAGCTCACTGGGAATTTCTCGATGGAAGAATTTTGCTCAAATCAATGATTGTGGTGAGCGCGCTGCCCAAAAATACGAGGGCTTAACCTACTGGACGCACAATTGGCGCAAAAAAGGTGGCTCTGCCCGAATGCTTGAAATTAGCAAGCGAGAAAGATTCTATATGCAGGAGTATTGTGGCTGCGCCTACTCTTTGAGAGATAGCAACCACTGGCGCCTGCAAAATGGGCGGGAGCGAATTAAAATCGGCGAGAAGTATTATGGCGATGATGATAATGGGTGA
- a CDS encoding ion transporter: MIRRRKKRLREHNLIPERGWKWDIFRIIYYSDTPLGKLFDIALLILIIISTLTVVLESISGLDQKYHQLFFAIEWVISILFSIEYILRIWVVRNKLSYIFSFMGIIDFISIVPFFLSLIFPKTKFFMIIRLLRILRVFRIFNLMDYMYDSAFIMDALKKNSRKIYIFMVFIVILVVIVGALMYVIEGGENGFVDIPTSIYWAVVTITTVGYGDISPITSMGKFLSVVLMLCGYSIIAVPTGIVTSEINRHRYRSYIIECDRCGNKDNDRDARYCKVCGYKIKK; this comes from the coding sequence ATGATACGAAGAAGAAAAAAGCGATTAAGAGAGCATAATTTAATCCCAGAAAGAGGCTGGAAGTGGGATATATTCAGAATCATATACTACTCGGATACTCCACTGGGCAAGCTGTTTGACATTGCACTCTTGATACTCATCATCATCAGTACGCTCACGGTAGTTTTAGAGAGCATCAGTGGTTTAGACCAAAAGTATCACCAATTATTTTTCGCCATAGAGTGGGTAATCTCCATACTATTCAGCATCGAATACATCTTGCGCATATGGGTGGTGAGAAACAAATTAAGCTACATTTTTAGCTTTATGGGCATCATTGATTTTATATCAATTGTGCCATTCTTTTTAAGCCTAATTTTCCCGAAGACTAAGTTCTTTATGATAATACGCTTGCTGCGAATCCTGCGCGTGTTCCGCATATTTAATCTAATGGATTATATGTATGACAGCGCTTTTATTATGGATGCGCTCAAGAAAAATTCAAGGAAAATATACATTTTTATGGTCTTCATCGTCATACTCGTAGTCATTGTAGGCGCGCTTATGTATGTCATCGAAGGCGGCGAAAATGGTTTTGTAGATATCCCTACCTCCATTTACTGGGCCGTGGTTACCATCACCACCGTGGGCTATGGCGACATATCGCCCATCACGTCTATGGGCAAGTTCCTCTCCGTAGTCCTAATGCTTTGCGGGTATAGTATCATTGCCGTTCCCACAGGCATCGTAACCTCAGAGATAAACCGCCACAGATACCGCTCATACATCATAGAGTGCGACCGTTGCGGAAATAAAGACAATGACAGAGATGCTAGATACTGCAAAGTATGTGGCTATAAAATCAAAAAATAA
- a CDS encoding AGE family epimerase/isomerase, producing MNAKQYLNDWQKSYKEQLTRDILPFWLNNGIDHKHGGLYTCLNQDGSLMDTTKSVWFQGRFGFIAAMAYNQIEPNPEYLAASKTCVEFLENHCFDTDGRMFFEVTEDGRPLRKRRYVFSESFAAIAFAEYAIASGEKKYAEKALHLFKEMQRFLTTPGILEPKYTDTLPMKGHSIIMILINTASRIRLAIQDDALNQQIDDSIEILERDFLKPEFKALLEVVGENGEFIDTNAGRLINPGHCIETAWFILEEAKNRNWDKKLTDLGLKILDWSWDWGWDKEYGGIINFRDCKNLPCQDYAQDMKFWWPQTEAIIANLYAYLATKDKKYLERHQLISEWTYKHFPDEKHGEWYGYLHRDGSVAQPAKGNLFKGPFHIPRMMIYGNLLCNEILKTN from the coding sequence ATGAATGCGAAACAATATTTAAACGATTGGCAAAAGTCTTATAAAGAGCAACTTACACGAGACATTTTGCCCTTTTGGCTAAACAACGGAATCGACCATAAGCACGGCGGACTTTATACCTGCCTCAATCAAGATGGTAGCCTGATGGATACCACAAAATCCGTTTGGTTCCAAGGGCGATTTGGGTTTATAGCCGCAATGGCATACAACCAGATTGAGCCAAATCCTGAATATTTAGCCGCTTCAAAAACTTGCGTAGAATTTTTAGAAAACCATTGTTTTGACACCGATGGCAGAATGTTTTTTGAAGTAACCGAGGATGGGCGACCGCTCAGAAAACGCCGTTATGTATTCTCAGAATCATTTGCAGCAATCGCTTTTGCAGAATACGCCATAGCTTCGGGCGAAAAAAAGTATGCGGAAAAAGCTTTGCATTTGTTCAAGGAAATGCAAAGATTCTTGACCACGCCTGGCATTCTCGAGCCTAAATACACCGATACTTTGCCTATGAAAGGGCACTCAATTATCATGATTCTTATCAATACCGCATCTCGTATTCGTTTAGCGATTCAAGATGATGCACTGAATCAGCAAATTGATGATTCTATCGAAATTTTGGAGCGAGATTTCTTAAAGCCAGAATTTAAAGCCTTGCTCGAGGTAGTGGGCGAAAATGGTGAATTTATTGATACCAATGCGGGAAGATTAATCAACCCTGGGCATTGTATCGAAACAGCTTGGTTTATTCTCGAAGAAGCCAAAAACCGAAATTGGGATAAAAAACTGACTGATTTAGGATTAAAAATTCTCGACTGGAGTTGGGACTGGGGCTGGGACAAAGAATATGGCGGAATCATCAATTTTAGAGATTGCAAGAATTTGCCATGTCAAGATTATGCCCAAGATATGAAATTCTGGTGGCCACAAACCGAGGCAATTATCGCAAATCTTTACGCTTATTTAGCCACCAAAGACAAAAAATATTTAGAAAGACATCAATTAATTTCCGAGTGGACTTACAAACATTTCCCAGATGAAAAACATGGCGAATGGTATGGCTATTTGCACCGAGATGGTAGCGTAGCACAGCCAGCTAAAGGAAATTTATTCAAAGGGCCTTTCCATATTCCACGTATGATGATTTACGGAAATTTGCTTTGCAATGAAATTTTAAAAACAAATTAA